A stretch of Paracoccus aminophilus JCM 7686 DNA encodes these proteins:
- a CDS encoding paraquat-inducible protein A, which yields MTLDVPEPSISGRDVPSEPAPHDDAPVLTAHRAGLIGCRSCGRVWPQGQEICSRCGSGLVPPDRRCLQAVWAWMAAGIIFYIPANLFPIMKTQTLAGFQGNTNATIVQGVIELIRYGNWGVASIVFVASIVVPISKFIGIAWLARVAGRPATVHAAHKRLRILEFVDFIGRWSMIDVFVVAILSALVQLGFVASINPGSAAVCFALSVAFTMLSAQSFDPRLIWRGLPLRNRKDSD from the coding sequence ATGACGCTTGATGTGCCCGAACCCAGCATTTCTGGCCGCGATGTCCCGTCCGAGCCAGCGCCGCACGACGATGCGCCCGTTTTGACTGCCCACCGTGCCGGGCTGATCGGCTGTCGCAGCTGTGGTCGGGTCTGGCCGCAGGGACAAGAGATCTGCTCGCGCTGTGGCAGCGGGCTTGTCCCGCCAGATCGGCGTTGCCTTCAGGCGGTTTGGGCCTGGATGGCCGCCGGGATTATCTTCTACATCCCCGCCAATCTCTTTCCGATCATGAAAACCCAGACCCTCGCGGGATTTCAGGGCAATACCAATGCCACGATTGTGCAGGGCGTGATCGAGCTGATCCGCTATGGCAACTGGGGCGTCGCGAGCATCGTCTTCGTCGCCTCGATCGTTGTGCCGATCAGCAAATTCATCGGCATCGCCTGGCTTGCCCGGGTCGCGGGACGCCCCGCGACGGTTCATGCGGCCCATAAACGGTTGCGCATCCTGGAGTTCGTCGATTTCATCGGACGCTGGTCGATGATCGACGTCTTCGTGGTCGCCATCCTGTCCGCACTGGTGCAGCTTGGTTTCGTCGCCTCGATCAACCCCGGTTCGGCAGCTGTCTGCTTTGCTTTGTCAGTTGCCTTTACCATGCTTTCTGCCCAAAGCTTTGACCCCAGACTGATCTGGCGAGGCTTGCCGCTGCGAAATCGTAAGGACAGTGACTGA
- a CDS encoding paraquat-inducible protein A translates to MLARPRSGAFSRIIALALTSLILITAAMCFPFLEISRMGIGNATSLIGVALAYSQGWLAPLTVVMLAFIIGLPALRAILLVYTLWPLSRGRPPYRRVVPAFRLSEELRPWSMAEIFVIGTAVALVKVAGLANVSLGPAFWAFCGVIVVNVASDAFTSTATIWDAIEDAGMATDGREMVEGRT, encoded by the coding sequence GTGCTCGCGCGGCCCAGATCCGGGGCCTTTTCGCGAATCATCGCGCTCGCGCTGACCTCGCTCATTCTGATCACCGCGGCAATGTGCTTTCCCTTTCTCGAGATCTCGCGGATGGGGATCGGCAATGCGACCTCGCTGATTGGGGTTGCGCTGGCCTATTCGCAGGGATGGCTGGCGCCACTGACGGTGGTGATGCTGGCTTTCATCATCGGCCTGCCGGCGCTGCGCGCCATCCTGTTGGTCTATACGCTTTGGCCGCTGTCGCGCGGCCGACCACCCTATCGCCGCGTCGTCCCCGCCTTTCGGCTTTCCGAAGAGCTGCGCCCGTGGTCCATGGCCGAGATTTTCGTCATCGGCACCGCCGTGGCGCTGGTTAAGGTGGCGGGGCTTGCCAATGTGAGCCTTGGACCAGCTTTTTGGGCGTTTTGTGGCGTGATCGTGGTGAATGTTGCGAGCGATGCGTTCACCAGCACCGCGACAATCTGGGATGCGATTGAGGATGCCGGAATGGCGACCGATGGACGCGAAATGGTTGAGGGCCGGACATGA
- a CDS encoding flagellar motor protein MotB, with amino-acid sequence MAADRGNSPIIIKRITVSGEGGHHGGAWKVAYADFVTAMMAFFLLMWLLNATTEKQRKGLADYFNPTIVQTSNGGSTATDGGKDRKSEESAGQGEGAARDPREAQAKQADETGFESIARQLQDELDGSGAESMQLKNLLRHVVTRMTDEGLVIELTDLTEEPLFEGDTAQATSVMRELAAILSRVLGRTRNNIAIAGHVRSYPEMLIHSPVWALSDARAHALRNLMNESGLEDRRVQRVTGFADRRNRSTNPMDPSNNRIEVILLR; translated from the coding sequence ATGGCCGCAGACCGGGGCAACTCGCCCATCATCATCAAACGCATCACCGTCTCCGGTGAGGGTGGCCATCACGGCGGCGCCTGGAAAGTCGCCTATGCCGATTTCGTCACCGCCATGATGGCCTTCTTTCTGCTGATGTGGCTGCTCAATGCCACGACAGAGAAGCAGCGGAAGGGTCTAGCGGATTACTTCAATCCAACCATCGTGCAGACCAGTAACGGTGGCTCGACCGCAACCGACGGTGGCAAGGATCGCAAATCCGAAGAAAGCGCCGGCCAAGGCGAAGGTGCCGCCCGCGATCCGCGTGAGGCACAGGCCAAGCAGGCCGATGAAACCGGGTTTGAATCGATTGCCCGCCAACTTCAGGACGAGCTTGACGGCAGCGGCGCAGAATCGATGCAGCTGAAAAACCTTTTGCGCCATGTCGTCACGCGCATGACTGACGAAGGTCTGGTGATCGAACTGACGGATCTGACCGAAGAGCCTTTGTTCGAAGGCGATACCGCCCAGGCCACCAGCGTGATGCGTGAGCTTGCGGCTATTCTCTCACGCGTCCTCGGCCGCACGCGCAACAATATCGCGATTGCCGGGCATGTGCGCTCCTACCCCGAAATGCTCATCCATTCCCCCGTCTGGGCGCTCTCGGACGCCCGGGCCCATGCGCTTCGCAATCTCATGAATGAAAGCGGTCTGGAAGATCGCAGGGTCCAGCGGGTCACGGGCTTCGCGGACCGGCGCAATCGGTCCACGAACCCGATGGACCCAAGCAACAATCGAATTGAAGTGATCTTACTCAGATAG